The following proteins are co-located in the Synchiropus splendidus isolate RoL2022-P1 chromosome 14, RoL_Sspl_1.0, whole genome shotgun sequence genome:
- the bmal2 gene encoding aryl hydrocarbon receptor nuclear translocator-like protein 2 isoform X1, with amino-acid sequence MSAKDAADGGGDGVGEEPADVPVGDRQPMSSSLLSLMTPSTAARVSLSVGVHRKRKGSVDNNESKSCNDTDMNDDQDGSEEDDQHVKIKCLKEPHSLTEKKRRDKMNYLIDKLSAMIPTCNPMSRKLDKLTVLRMAVQHLKSLKGSSSCFSQSNCKPSFLPEEELKHLVLKAADGFLFVVGCDRGKIVFVSESVTRTLNYSQAELIGQSLFDYIHPKDMGKVKEQLSATELYPRERLIDAKTGLQVQADLPVGGSRLCTGARRSFFCRMKSNKISVKVEDKEFQAGGSKKKESQKYCTVHCTGYMRSWPSSQLGAEGEGEVDKQDCSYFSCLVAVGRVHSHTSPQVNGEVKVKPMEFVTRYAMDGKFTFVDQRATTILGYLPQELLGTSCYEYFHQDDLAHLTERHRKVLRTKEKIETNCYKFKTKCGSFVTLQSQWFSFVNPWTKEVEYIVSTNTVMSYEHSRMVRSGKKGEKTSNSKTSDEEGKKSLPIIPGISTAAGAMIYAGSIGTQIANELMDLNRTNSSPSSGTVSPFSTPQDKSPQTLNLPSNNVPNGESTDVEMPEKSGSEDEPHGAALSAGEIMAGENSQLDLDSVVVPGLNHLSNDEAAMAVIMSLLETDTDLGEAVDFEEMHWSL; translated from the exons ATGTCGGCGAAGGACGCTGCGGATGGCGGCGGTGACGGCGTAGGAGAGGAACCGGCAG ATGTGCCGGTTGGTGACCGTCAGCCCATGTCCAGCTCCCTGCTGAGCCTCATGACTCCGTCGACTGCTGCTAGAGTGTCCCTGAGCGTGGGTGTGCATCGGAAGCGGAAGGGCAGCGTAGATAACAA CGAATCAAAGTCCTGCAATGACACTGACATGAATGATGACCAAGATGGGTCTGAGGAAGATGACCAACATGTGAAAATTAAATGTCTCAA GGAGCCCCACAgcctgacagaaaaaaaaagacgagaCAAGATGAACTATCTCATCGATAAGCTCTCTGCCATGATTCCTACATGTAACCCCATGTCTCGCAAGCTGGACAAACTTACTGTACTCAGAATGGCTGTGCAGCACCTCAAATCTCTCAAAG GGTCATCCAGCTGCTTTTCCCAAAGCAACTGTAAACCATCATTCCTTCCAGAAGAGGAGCTCAAACATCTTGTTTTAAAG GCTGCTGATGGGTTTTTGTTCGTTGTGGGCTGTGATCGTGGAAAAATAGTTTTTGTCTCGGAGTCTGTTACCAGGACACTAAATTATAGTCAG gcGGAGCTGATCGGACAAAGCTTGTTTGATTATATTCACCCTAAGGACATGGGAAAAGTGAAAGAGCAGCTTTCTGCTACCGAATTATACCCTCGCGAAAGGCTAATAGACGCAAAAA CTGGTCTGCAGGTCCAGGCTGACCTCCCAGTTGGGGGGTCGCGTCTCTGTACAGGTGCTCGCCGCTCCTTTTTTTGCCGTATGAAGAGTAACAAAATTTCTGTAAAAGTGGAGGACAAGGAATTCCAAGCAGGCGGCTCCAAAAAGAAAG AGTCACAGAAGTACTGCACAGTCCACTGTACAGGCTACATGCGCAGCTGGCCCTCAAGTCAGCTGGGGGCTGAGGGGGAGGGGGAAGTGGATAAGCAGGATTGCTCCTACTTCAGCTGTCTGGTGGCAGTTGGACGTGTCCACTCCCACACTTCTCCCCAAGTTAACGGGGAGGTCAAAGTGAAGCCCATGGAGTTCGTCACGCGTTACGCCATGGATGGCAAATTCACTTTTGTTGATCAAAG AGCAACAACCATTCTTGGTTATCTTCCACAAGAATTACTTGGGACGTCCTGTTATGAGTACTTCCATCAAGATGACTTAGCACATTTGACCGAGAGACACAGAAAAG TTCTTCGAACGAAAGAGAAAATAGAAACAAACTGCTACaagttcaaaacaaaatgtggatCGTTTGTGACGCTTCAGAGTCAGTGGTTTAGTTTTGTAAATCCCTGGACCAAGGAAGTGGAATACATCGTGTCCACCAACACAGTCATGTC GTATGAGCACAGTCGAATGGTTCGATCAGGAAAGAAGGGGGAGAAGACCAGCAATTCAAAGACTTCTGATG AAGAAGGCAAGAAGTCCCTTCCAATAATCCCCGGCATCTCCACGGCAGCAGGCGCAATGATTTATGCTGGAAGTATTGGGACCCAAATCGCGAATGAGCTGATGGATTTGAACAG AACCAACTCCTCACCTTCCAGTGGTACTGTCAGCCCCTTCAGCACACCCCAGGACAAGTCTCCCCAAACTCTCAACCTTCCCAGCAACAAT GTGCCAAACGGAGAGTCAACTGACGTTGAGATGCCAGAAAAGTCCGGTTCTGAAGATGAGCCACATGGGGCAGCACTGTCAGCCGGAGAGATTATGG CAGGCGAGAACTCACAGCTGGACTTGGACAGCGTGGTTGTGCCGGGCCTGAATCATTTGAGCAACGACGAAGCGGCCATGGCGGTGATCATGAGTCTCCTGGAGACAGACACAGACCTGGGCGAAGCTGTGGACTTCGAAGAGATGCATTGGTCGTTATAG
- the bmal2 gene encoding aryl hydrocarbon receptor nuclear translocator-like protein 2 isoform X3, which yields MSAKDAADGGGDGVGEEPADVPVGDRQPMSSSLLSLMTPSTAARVSLSVGVHRKRKGSVDNNESKSCNDTDMNDDQDGSEEDDQHVKIKCLKEPHSLTEKKRRDKMNYLIDKLSAMIPTCNPMSRKLDKLTVLRMAVQHLKSLKGSSSCFSQSNCKPSFLPEEELKHLVLKAADGFLFVVGCDRGKIVFVSESVTRTLNYSQAELIGQSLFDYIHPKDMGKVKEQLSATELYPRERLIDAKTGLQVQADLPVGGSRLCTGARRSFFCRMKSNKISVKVEDKEFQAGGSKKKESQKYCTVHCTGYMRSWPSSQLGAEGEGEVDKQDCSYFSCLVAVGRVHSHTSPQVNGEVKVKPMEFVTRYAMDGKFTFVDQRATTILGYLPQELLGTSCYEYFHQDDLAHLTERHRKVLRTKEKIETNCYKFKTKCGSFVTLQSQWFSFVNPWTKEVEYIVSTNTVMSYEHSRMVRSGKKGEKTSNSKTSDEEGKKSLPIIPGISTAAGAMIYAGSIGTQIANELMDLNRTNSSPSSGTVSPFSTPQDKSPQTLNLPSNNVPNGESTDVEMPEKSGSEDEPHGAALSAGEIMGENSQLDLDSVVVPGLNHLSNDEAAMAVIMSLLETDTDLGEAVDFEEMHWSL from the exons ATGTCGGCGAAGGACGCTGCGGATGGCGGCGGTGACGGCGTAGGAGAGGAACCGGCAG ATGTGCCGGTTGGTGACCGTCAGCCCATGTCCAGCTCCCTGCTGAGCCTCATGACTCCGTCGACTGCTGCTAGAGTGTCCCTGAGCGTGGGTGTGCATCGGAAGCGGAAGGGCAGCGTAGATAACAA CGAATCAAAGTCCTGCAATGACACTGACATGAATGATGACCAAGATGGGTCTGAGGAAGATGACCAACATGTGAAAATTAAATGTCTCAA GGAGCCCCACAgcctgacagaaaaaaaaagacgagaCAAGATGAACTATCTCATCGATAAGCTCTCTGCCATGATTCCTACATGTAACCCCATGTCTCGCAAGCTGGACAAACTTACTGTACTCAGAATGGCTGTGCAGCACCTCAAATCTCTCAAAG GGTCATCCAGCTGCTTTTCCCAAAGCAACTGTAAACCATCATTCCTTCCAGAAGAGGAGCTCAAACATCTTGTTTTAAAG GCTGCTGATGGGTTTTTGTTCGTTGTGGGCTGTGATCGTGGAAAAATAGTTTTTGTCTCGGAGTCTGTTACCAGGACACTAAATTATAGTCAG gcGGAGCTGATCGGACAAAGCTTGTTTGATTATATTCACCCTAAGGACATGGGAAAAGTGAAAGAGCAGCTTTCTGCTACCGAATTATACCCTCGCGAAAGGCTAATAGACGCAAAAA CTGGTCTGCAGGTCCAGGCTGACCTCCCAGTTGGGGGGTCGCGTCTCTGTACAGGTGCTCGCCGCTCCTTTTTTTGCCGTATGAAGAGTAACAAAATTTCTGTAAAAGTGGAGGACAAGGAATTCCAAGCAGGCGGCTCCAAAAAGAAAG AGTCACAGAAGTACTGCACAGTCCACTGTACAGGCTACATGCGCAGCTGGCCCTCAAGTCAGCTGGGGGCTGAGGGGGAGGGGGAAGTGGATAAGCAGGATTGCTCCTACTTCAGCTGTCTGGTGGCAGTTGGACGTGTCCACTCCCACACTTCTCCCCAAGTTAACGGGGAGGTCAAAGTGAAGCCCATGGAGTTCGTCACGCGTTACGCCATGGATGGCAAATTCACTTTTGTTGATCAAAG AGCAACAACCATTCTTGGTTATCTTCCACAAGAATTACTTGGGACGTCCTGTTATGAGTACTTCCATCAAGATGACTTAGCACATTTGACCGAGAGACACAGAAAAG TTCTTCGAACGAAAGAGAAAATAGAAACAAACTGCTACaagttcaaaacaaaatgtggatCGTTTGTGACGCTTCAGAGTCAGTGGTTTAGTTTTGTAAATCCCTGGACCAAGGAAGTGGAATACATCGTGTCCACCAACACAGTCATGTC GTATGAGCACAGTCGAATGGTTCGATCAGGAAAGAAGGGGGAGAAGACCAGCAATTCAAAGACTTCTGATG AAGAAGGCAAGAAGTCCCTTCCAATAATCCCCGGCATCTCCACGGCAGCAGGCGCAATGATTTATGCTGGAAGTATTGGGACCCAAATCGCGAATGAGCTGATGGATTTGAACAG AACCAACTCCTCACCTTCCAGTGGTACTGTCAGCCCCTTCAGCACACCCCAGGACAAGTCTCCCCAAACTCTCAACCTTCCCAGCAACAAT GTGCCAAACGGAGAGTCAACTGACGTTGAGATGCCAGAAAAGTCCGGTTCTGAAGATGAGCCACATGGGGCAGCACTGTCAGCCGGAGAGATTATGG GCGAGAACTCACAGCTGGACTTGGACAGCGTGGTTGTGCCGGGCCTGAATCATTTGAGCAACGACGAAGCGGCCATGGCGGTGATCATGAGTCTCCTGGAGACAGACACAGACCTGGGCGAAGCTGTGGACTTCGAAGAGATGCATTGGTCGTTATAG
- the bmal2 gene encoding aryl hydrocarbon receptor nuclear translocator-like protein 2 isoform X2 — protein MSAKDAADGGGDGVGEEPADVPVGDRQPMSSSLLSLMTPSTAARVSLSVGVHRKRKGSVDNNESKSCNDTDMNDDQDGSEEDDQHVKIKCLKEPHSLTEKKRRDKMNYLIDKLSAMIPTCNPMSRKLDKLTVLRMAVQHLKSLKGSSSCFSQSNCKPSFLPEEELKHLVLKAADGFLFVVGCDRGKIVFVSESVTRTLNYSQAELIGQSLFDYIHPKDMGKVKEQLSATELYPRERLIDAKTGLQVQADLPVGGSRLCTGARRSFFCRMKSNKISVKVEDKEFQAGGSKKKESQKYCTVHCTGYMRSWPSSQLGAEGEGEVDKQDCSYFSCLVAVGRVHSHTSPQVNGEVKVKPMEFVTRYAMDGKFTFVDQRATTILGYLPQELLGTSCYEYFHQDDLAHLTERHRKVLRTKEKIETNCYKFKTKCGSFVTLQSQWFSFVNPWTKEVEYIVSTNTVMSYEHSRMVRSGKKGEKTSNSKTSDEGKKSLPIIPGISTAAGAMIYAGSIGTQIANELMDLNRTNSSPSSGTVSPFSTPQDKSPQTLNLPSNNVPNGESTDVEMPEKSGSEDEPHGAALSAGEIMAGENSQLDLDSVVVPGLNHLSNDEAAMAVIMSLLETDTDLGEAVDFEEMHWSL, from the exons ATGTCGGCGAAGGACGCTGCGGATGGCGGCGGTGACGGCGTAGGAGAGGAACCGGCAG ATGTGCCGGTTGGTGACCGTCAGCCCATGTCCAGCTCCCTGCTGAGCCTCATGACTCCGTCGACTGCTGCTAGAGTGTCCCTGAGCGTGGGTGTGCATCGGAAGCGGAAGGGCAGCGTAGATAACAA CGAATCAAAGTCCTGCAATGACACTGACATGAATGATGACCAAGATGGGTCTGAGGAAGATGACCAACATGTGAAAATTAAATGTCTCAA GGAGCCCCACAgcctgacagaaaaaaaaagacgagaCAAGATGAACTATCTCATCGATAAGCTCTCTGCCATGATTCCTACATGTAACCCCATGTCTCGCAAGCTGGACAAACTTACTGTACTCAGAATGGCTGTGCAGCACCTCAAATCTCTCAAAG GGTCATCCAGCTGCTTTTCCCAAAGCAACTGTAAACCATCATTCCTTCCAGAAGAGGAGCTCAAACATCTTGTTTTAAAG GCTGCTGATGGGTTTTTGTTCGTTGTGGGCTGTGATCGTGGAAAAATAGTTTTTGTCTCGGAGTCTGTTACCAGGACACTAAATTATAGTCAG gcGGAGCTGATCGGACAAAGCTTGTTTGATTATATTCACCCTAAGGACATGGGAAAAGTGAAAGAGCAGCTTTCTGCTACCGAATTATACCCTCGCGAAAGGCTAATAGACGCAAAAA CTGGTCTGCAGGTCCAGGCTGACCTCCCAGTTGGGGGGTCGCGTCTCTGTACAGGTGCTCGCCGCTCCTTTTTTTGCCGTATGAAGAGTAACAAAATTTCTGTAAAAGTGGAGGACAAGGAATTCCAAGCAGGCGGCTCCAAAAAGAAAG AGTCACAGAAGTACTGCACAGTCCACTGTACAGGCTACATGCGCAGCTGGCCCTCAAGTCAGCTGGGGGCTGAGGGGGAGGGGGAAGTGGATAAGCAGGATTGCTCCTACTTCAGCTGTCTGGTGGCAGTTGGACGTGTCCACTCCCACACTTCTCCCCAAGTTAACGGGGAGGTCAAAGTGAAGCCCATGGAGTTCGTCACGCGTTACGCCATGGATGGCAAATTCACTTTTGTTGATCAAAG AGCAACAACCATTCTTGGTTATCTTCCACAAGAATTACTTGGGACGTCCTGTTATGAGTACTTCCATCAAGATGACTTAGCACATTTGACCGAGAGACACAGAAAAG TTCTTCGAACGAAAGAGAAAATAGAAACAAACTGCTACaagttcaaaacaaaatgtggatCGTTTGTGACGCTTCAGAGTCAGTGGTTTAGTTTTGTAAATCCCTGGACCAAGGAAGTGGAATACATCGTGTCCACCAACACAGTCATGTC GTATGAGCACAGTCGAATGGTTCGATCAGGAAAGAAGGGGGAGAAGACCAGCAATTCAAAGACTTCTGATG AAGGCAAGAAGTCCCTTCCAATAATCCCCGGCATCTCCACGGCAGCAGGCGCAATGATTTATGCTGGAAGTATTGGGACCCAAATCGCGAATGAGCTGATGGATTTGAACAG AACCAACTCCTCACCTTCCAGTGGTACTGTCAGCCCCTTCAGCACACCCCAGGACAAGTCTCCCCAAACTCTCAACCTTCCCAGCAACAAT GTGCCAAACGGAGAGTCAACTGACGTTGAGATGCCAGAAAAGTCCGGTTCTGAAGATGAGCCACATGGGGCAGCACTGTCAGCCGGAGAGATTATGG CAGGCGAGAACTCACAGCTGGACTTGGACAGCGTGGTTGTGCCGGGCCTGAATCATTTGAGCAACGACGAAGCGGCCATGGCGGTGATCATGAGTCTCCTGGAGACAGACACAGACCTGGGCGAAGCTGTGGACTTCGAAGAGATGCATTGGTCGTTATAG